Part of the Bacteriovorax stolpii genome, TGAGTATAGTTTTTCGAAAGTAAACATTGTCATTCCTCACTTTTGAGTTGGATAATTTTGCATCGTGTTTTACAATTGGGAAGATATTATTCTTTGAAGGATAAAATAAATATGCCCACCGTGTTAGTTCACCTTCCGGGTTCCTCTGAATCTCCCAATGAAAAGGAGCCTTCAAAGCCTCGTGAATACAAAGTTAATTTAAGCCAAATCTTATACGATGAACTGGACCGTCAAAACTTGAGTTTGCCTCATGGATGCCTGGCCGGATCGTGCGGGTCATGCCGCATTGAAGTTATCAAAGGAATCGAAAACTTATCCCCTATGGGTGTAGTGGAAACGGACACAATCGAACACATCAAAGGCTCTTACCCGGGAAAGACTGTCCGCCTTTCTTGCCGGGCAAAGGTTCTTGGTGACGTGGAAATCGCTCCCTTAAAGTAAACAATTATCGTCTACTAACTCTGTTCCTTTTTGTTGAACATAACCCAGCACTTCTGCCTGAGTCACTTCTCTATTCAGATCAGAATCAAGTTTTAGCAGGAAACGAACACGGTCTGACTTAAGAGTTGGGTTCACTTCACCCAGGTTTCCTAAAATCAATTTATCATTGCTGTTGTTGTCCTGAGCTTTAATCACTTCAAAGGTTCCATTCAAATTCATTGCGAAAACATTTTGATCAGTGTTGGCCGCTCCCGGGTATTCTTTATAAATCGCCTGGTAGGTTTTTGTCTGTTCATCCAACAGCACTTCCAGTACTCCGACAAAAATATCGTCTCCACTCATCGCCAAGGGAATGAAGTTAAAAGATAAGACGCGGTGGCTGATTGGCAATGAAGTGCATGAACCAAGCTGCTTGTGATAAGTCAGAGAAAAAACATCTACCTTCAGAGCTTCCTCCTGCTTTATCGCTCCCGGCTTAGGAATATTGCTTTCAATTTTTCCTGCGCACGAAGAAACGAGAACCAATAGTAAAACCCATAAAATGTGTTTCATTTTTTTCCCTTGATAAATAAATTTATACTATTAAACCAAGTTGAGTTAATTACTGTCAATAAAAAATACTGAATCAAAAAAAAGGCCCTGTATTAAACAGGGCCTCTTTCTTTTTTGATTTGATTAAATGCTTAAGGAGCTAAGTGTTTTTCAAGCTCGTTTGTGAGTGCATGTGGCTAACACGCTTTTTTTGAATTTGCGCTTTAATCGCTCGCAGTGCTTTTGAAAAACTTCGATAGAGAAATGTATCTTCCTTTTTAGCGAAGTAAGTTCTAGTTTTAGTTTGTAGTTTAATGTTAGTGCTAAAGTGACCTGCAGGGTCCTCTTTAACATCGATTTCTACGTGCGAATTTCTTGGCGCAATTTTTTCGATTTCACTTGTCGCCTCATTTACCATATCTGCAGTATTGAAAGTTTTCATGCTGTCATCCTCCATGGCTGACGTGTTAGTACATAGGAAGCTAACCATATTGGTTATCTTCTTAGAGATACTTTACACCCATACTGCTCTATATGATCTGTCATAATAGTGAGGCTTCAGTTCGCTTTTTTCGACGGATTAAAACATTGATATCATCAGCAGAATCAACGGCTCCATCCCATGCGGTATATATTTGTTTTTTGGTGTTTGCTCTCAAATCCCCTGCGACATACAACCCATCTACACTTGACTTACCTTTGCTATCGGTTACCACAAAACCTCTTTGGTCAAGATTGGCCCCTAACATTTTTGCCAGCTCATTGTAGACGATCATCCCTAGTGCGATGAAAGCGTAATCTGCTTCAACATTTTTATCTCCACAGACAAAGCCGTTGAGGATTTTATTTTTTGGATCACCTTTAATTTCAGTAATCGCTTCAGTAACAATTTTAAAATTGTATCTCTTCATCAGCGCTGTTGTTTCTTCATCAAAATTAGGCGCCTCACCATTAGTAAGAATAGTGACTTCAGGACATTGATAGCGCTCATACAACATGATCCCAACCCAGGCCGCTCCTGAGTTGTGACCAAAGATCGCAATCTTTTTGTTAAGCACGTGGTGCCCGTCACATCTTAAACAGTAATCAGCCAGCTGAATGTTAGCGTATGGGTAGATCGTTTCAATTGATCCTTGAATCGTCGGCTGAACATCCATCACTCCCGTGCATAAAATCACATAACGGGCCTGATACACTTCATTTTTATTATCAGTTAAAGTGAAGATGCCATCTTCTTC contains:
- a CDS encoding 2Fe-2S iron-sulfur cluster binding domain-containing protein; the protein is MPTVLVHLPGSSESPNEKEPSKPREYKVNLSQILYDELDRQNLSLPHGCLAGSCGSCRIEVIKGIENLSPMGVVETDTIEHIKGSYPGKTVRLSCRAKVLGDVEIAPLK
- a CDS encoding NAD(P)/FAD-dependent oxidoreductase — its product is MKIHDVAVIGGGSAGVMAVLRTVLNNDECLFFPGSPKDKKRSRAFWVTKVENMPGHLEYKKGIDEPNKESLDWLAAGPFKEKLIWKKNTGIVSVKKEEDGIFTLTDNKNEVYQARYVILCTGVMDVQPTIQGSIETIYPYANIQLADYCLRCDGHHVLNKKIAIFGHNSGAAWVGIMLYERYQCPEVTILTNGEAPNFDEETTALMKRYNFKIVTEAITEIKGDPKNKILNGFVCGDKNVEADYAFIALGMIVYNELAKMLGANLDQRGFVVTDSKGKSSVDGLYVAGDLRANTKKQIYTAWDGAVDSADDINVLIRRKKRTEASLL